The Bacillus xiapuensis genome window below encodes:
- a CDS encoding YwmB family TATA-box binding protein — MKQTKKWMCILFICFIAMIYGNNTTAGSQIDSLLVLTDAVQKENGHIEEWSIHIREHLTAEESEAAAAKLQSYLSGWTFSKGNEMEWLTAKQEEQKLRQKFQLLSTDAADDTYILQYTVTSADEKQIRTFIKQQLEEIMLEIFHKNPRVFTCLKGSFDGKIEEVLPNQLRALVTGLEAKELEAVTEKGFYSVSAYSKLFNESLPLPSHQMNLQIGLRKKGLGAETNFVIGTPIITVEY; from the coding sequence ATGAAGCAGACAAAAAAATGGATGTGCATACTATTCATTTGTTTCATAGCGATGATATATGGGAATAACACGACTGCAGGTTCACAGATAGATAGTTTGCTAGTATTGACGGATGCTGTACAGAAAGAAAATGGACATATCGAAGAGTGGTCGATACATATCCGCGAGCATTTAACGGCAGAAGAGTCTGAAGCAGCCGCCGCCAAACTGCAAAGCTATTTATCCGGATGGACGTTCAGCAAAGGGAATGAGATGGAATGGCTGACAGCGAAGCAGGAAGAACAAAAGCTGCGCCAGAAGTTTCAGCTGCTTTCAACAGATGCAGCTGATGACACATACATTCTTCAGTACACGGTGACTTCTGCCGATGAAAAGCAAATACGAACCTTTATCAAACAGCAGCTAGAAGAAATAATGTTGGAAATTTTCCACAAAAATCCTCGTGTTTTCACTTGTTTAAAAGGAAGCTTTGATGGTAAAATTGAAGAAGTTTTGCCGAATCAATTGCGGGCATTAGTAACAGGCTTGGAAGCGAAGGAATTGGAAGCAGTGACTGAAAAAGGATTCTATTCTGTATCAGCCTATTCAAAGCTTTTCAATGAAAGCCTTCCGTTGCCATCGCATCAGATGAATCTACAAATTGGCTTAAGAAAAAAAGGGTTGGGTGCCGAGACAAACTTTGTGATAGGCACACCAATCATCACGGTTGAATATTAA
- a CDS encoding F0F1 ATP synthase subunit gamma encodes MVSLRDIKTRINSTKKTSQITKAMEMVSASKLNRAENNANKFLPYMDKIQEVVASISLGSQDVTHPMLISRPVKKTGYLVITSDRGLAGAYDSSILRRVYNVIQERHKSPDEYVIIAFGRKGRDFFIHRGMNVALEIVGLPDQPAFSDIKAIVKKSVDMFANGAYDELYMYYNHFVSAIQQDVTEKKVLPLTDIAASNKLTSYEFEPSAEEILEVLLPQYAESLIYGALLDGKASEHAARMSAMRTATDNAKELISSLTLSYNRARQAAITQEITEIVGGVAALE; translated from the coding sequence GTGGTATCGTTACGCGATATAAAGACTCGGATCAACTCAACGAAAAAGACGAGCCAAATTACAAAAGCGATGGAAATGGTCTCCGCTTCCAAACTAAACCGCGCTGAAAACAATGCTAATAAATTTCTTCCTTACATGGATAAAATTCAGGAAGTGGTCGCATCCATTTCTCTTGGAAGCCAAGATGTCACACATCCGATGCTTATCTCCCGCCCAGTGAAGAAAACCGGGTATTTGGTTATTACCTCTGACCGCGGTTTGGCGGGAGCTTACGACAGCAGCATTCTTCGCCGCGTGTATAACGTGATTCAAGAGCGCCATAAATCACCGGATGAATATGTCATCATTGCCTTCGGACGCAAGGGCCGTGATTTCTTCATTCATCGCGGAATGAATGTGGCATTGGAAATTGTCGGACTTCCAGATCAGCCTGCTTTCTCTGATATTAAAGCGATTGTCAAAAAATCAGTTGATATGTTTGCCAATGGTGCCTACGACGAGCTTTATATGTATTACAACCATTTCGTCAGCGCCATTCAGCAAGATGTCACAGAGAAGAAAGTGCTGCCTTTAACGGATATTGCAGCTTCAAATAAATTAACATCTTATGAATTTGAACCATCTGCTGAGGAAATTTTGGAAGTATTGCTTCCTCAATATGCGGAAAGCCTGATTTACGGTGCTTTGCTTGACGGTAAAGCAAGTGAGCATGCTGCCCGGATGTCAGCAATGAGAACAGCAACAGACAATGCAAAAGAGCTTATCAGCTCTTTAACACTTTCATACAACCGCGCACGTCAAGCAGCGATCACTCAGGAAATTACAGAGATCGTCGGCGGCGTTGCGGCTTTAGAATAG
- a CDS encoding AtpZ/AtpI family protein, with protein sequence MNKRKNSFRAMALYSSILAQLTGSILFGIFFGSWLDTKWNTDPFFMIIGLFLGLSAGVYFMLQSVRQFYSGD encoded by the coding sequence ATGAATAAGCGGAAGAATTCGTTTCGAGCAATGGCGCTGTACAGTTCTATTTTAGCTCAGCTGACCGGGTCCATTCTTTTCGGTATTTTCTTTGGAAGCTGGCTTGATACAAAATGGAACACAGACCCGTTTTTTATGATTATTGGACTGTTTTTGGGTTTGAGTGCGGGTGTTTATTTCATGCTGCAATCAGTCCGCCAATTTTATTCGGGAGATTAA
- a CDS encoding ATP synthase subunit I — MPELQHTFTRHRKYIMYLLSIFVFCWGITPYKPEFAGLTLGTSISFFSYWLMVNRMRRFNWALENGQKVPSLGTLSRMASAGLAAVIALRYPEQFHIIYTVLGLMTSYFVIMIDFFIQLLIKQNNR; from the coding sequence ATGCCAGAACTCCAGCACACATTTACACGGCACCGAAAGTACATAATGTACCTGCTCTCCATTTTCGTATTCTGCTGGGGGATTACGCCCTATAAGCCTGAATTTGCAGGCCTCACCCTTGGGACAAGCATCAGCTTTTTTAGCTATTGGCTAATGGTCAATCGCATGCGCCGATTTAACTGGGCGCTAGAGAACGGCCAAAAAGTTCCGTCGCTTGGCACCTTATCGAGAATGGCTTCAGCAGGGTTAGCTGCTGTGATTGCCCTTCGTTATCCAGAACAATTCCATATCATTTATACCGTTTTGGGATTAATGACATCCTACTTTGTCATTATGATAGATTTTTTTATTCAACTTTTAATAAAACAGAATAACCGGTGA
- the wecB gene encoding non-hydrolyzing UDP-N-acetylglucosamine 2-epimerase yields the protein MNRPIKVMTIFGTRPEAIKMAPLVLELQKHPEHFESIVTVTAQHRQMLDQVLEIFRIVPDHDLNIMKDRQTLIDVTTRGLEGLDRVMKEVKPDIVLVHGDTTTTFIASLAAFYNQIAVGHVEAGLRTWNKYSPFPEEMNRQLTGVMADLHFSPTDQAERNLLNEGKKAETIFVTGNTAIDALKTTVKEAYSHEVLDRIGSDRLVLMTAHRRENLGEPMRNMFNAVKRLVQEHKDIQVVYPVHLNPAVREAARDILGDDPRIHLIEPLDVIDFHNFASRAHLILTDSGGVQEEAPSLGVPVLVLRDTTERPEGIKAGTLKLAGIEEENIYQLASELLTDQAAYEKMAKASNPYGDGEASRRICEAIRYYFKAADCKPDRF from the coding sequence ATGAATCGCCCAATTAAAGTAATGACCATTTTCGGAACTCGTCCGGAAGCCATTAAAATGGCTCCGCTCGTGCTGGAGCTGCAAAAGCATCCGGAGCATTTCGAATCGATCGTAACGGTGACTGCCCAGCACCGTCAAATGCTCGATCAGGTGCTTGAAATTTTCCGCATTGTGCCGGATCATGACTTGAACATTATGAAGGACCGGCAAACGCTGATTGATGTCACCACTCGGGGCCTTGAAGGCTTGGATCGGGTGATGAAAGAAGTCAAGCCGGATATCGTGCTGGTCCACGGGGACACTACGACTACTTTCATCGCCAGCTTAGCGGCATTTTATAATCAAATTGCCGTAGGACATGTAGAGGCTGGATTGCGCACATGGAATAAATACTCCCCGTTCCCTGAAGAAATGAATCGCCAATTGACAGGTGTGATGGCTGATTTGCATTTCTCGCCGACGGATCAAGCGGAGCGCAACCTTTTAAATGAAGGAAAAAAAGCGGAGACGATCTTTGTTACAGGCAACACAGCCATTGATGCCTTAAAGACGACAGTAAAAGAAGCATACAGCCATGAAGTATTGGATCGCATCGGCAGCGACCGCCTTGTGCTGATGACGGCGCATCGCCGCGAAAACCTGGGAGAGCCGATGCGCAACATGTTCAATGCCGTTAAGCGCCTCGTTCAAGAGCATAAGGATATTCAAGTCGTGTATCCTGTTCATTTAAATCCAGCTGTCCGCGAAGCCGCCCGTGATATTCTCGGCGATGATCCGCGCATCCATTTAATTGAACCGCTCGATGTGATCGACTTCCATAACTTCGCTTCAAGAGCGCATTTAATTTTAACCGATTCTGGCGGCGTTCAGGAGGAAGCTCCATCACTAGGCGTGCCTGTGCTTGTTTTGCGGGATACGACAGAACGCCCGGAAGGGATTAAAGCGGGCACTCTGAAGCTGGCCGGAATAGAGGAAGAGAACATTTACCAGCTAGCGTCAGAATTGCTGACGGATCAAGCGGCGTATGAGAAAATGGCCAAAGCCTCCAACCCATATGGAGATGGAGAAGCTTCCCGCCGCATTTGTGAAGCGATCCGCTATTACTTTAAAGCCGCTGACTGCAAGCCCGATCGATTTTAA
- a CDS encoding F0F1 ATP synthase subunit B, which translates to MLANTFVLGAGPGFNSGDILFQLAMFILLLLLLKKLAWGPLMGVMRQREEHIASEIEAAEKSRVEANKLLEETRAELKASRQEAQSIIENAKKVGDDQKNEIIAAARAEADRLKESAKMEIEQQKEQAMAALREQVASLSVLIASKVIEKELDASDQDKLINEYIKEAGEER; encoded by the coding sequence GTGTTAGCGAACACATTTGTACTTGGAGCTGGTCCTGGCTTTAACAGCGGGGATATCCTGTTCCAATTAGCTATGTTTATTCTTTTACTATTGTTGCTCAAAAAGTTGGCCTGGGGCCCGCTTATGGGAGTCATGCGTCAGCGTGAAGAGCATATTGCTTCAGAAATTGAAGCGGCTGAAAAGAGCCGAGTGGAAGCTAATAAATTATTGGAAGAAACTCGCGCCGAGCTGAAAGCGTCTCGCCAAGAAGCGCAATCCATCATTGAGAACGCTAAGAAAGTCGGCGATGATCAGAAGAATGAAATTATTGCTGCCGCTCGTGCGGAAGCTGATCGATTGAAGGAATCTGCAAAGATGGAAATCGAGCAGCAGAAGGAACAAGCGATGGCGGCACTTCGCGAGCAGGTTGCTTCCTTATCTGTTTTAATCGCGTCTAAAGTGATTGAAAAGGAATTGGATGCATCTGATCAAGACAAGTTAATTAATGAGTATATTAAAGAGGCAGGGGAAGAGCGATGA
- the atpD gene encoding F0F1 ATP synthase subunit beta, whose product MNKGRVLQVMGPVVDVKFESGQLPEIYNALKVQIPAQADKQASELTLEVAVHLGDDSVRTVAMASTDGLQRNTEVVDMGRPISVPVGDVTLGRVFNVLGDTIDLNEEIPAEARRDAIHRQAPSFEQLSTEVEILETGIKVVDLLAPYIKGGKIGLFGGAGVGKTVLIQELINNIAQEHGGISVFAGVGERTREGNDLYYEMSDSGVISKTAMVFGQMNEPPGARMRVALTGLTMAEYFRDEQGQDVLLFIDNIFRFTQAGSEVSALLGRMPSAVGYQPTLATEMGQLQERITSTNVGSITSIQAIYVPADDYTDPAPATTFAHLDATTNLERKLSEMGIYPAVDPLASTSRALSPEIVGEEHYSIARQVQQTLQRYKELQDIIAILGMDELSEDDKLIVHRARRIQFFLSQNFHVAEQFTGQPGSYVPVKETVRGFKEILEGKYDDLPEDAFRLVGSIEEVVAKAKEMGVEA is encoded by the coding sequence ATGAACAAAGGACGCGTTCTTCAAGTTATGGGTCCAGTTGTTGACGTTAAGTTCGAAAGTGGTCAACTGCCTGAAATCTATAACGCGTTAAAAGTGCAGATTCCTGCACAAGCGGATAAACAAGCTTCCGAATTAACTTTGGAAGTAGCGGTTCATTTAGGTGATGATTCAGTACGTACGGTTGCGATGGCATCAACCGATGGACTGCAACGTAACACAGAAGTAGTGGACATGGGTCGCCCGATCTCTGTTCCAGTCGGCGATGTCACTCTTGGACGTGTATTTAACGTATTGGGTGATACCATTGACTTAAACGAAGAAATTCCTGCTGAAGCGCGCCGTGACGCTATTCACCGTCAGGCTCCCAGCTTCGAACAACTTTCCACAGAGGTTGAAATTCTTGAGACAGGAATTAAAGTTGTTGACTTGCTTGCTCCATACATCAAGGGCGGTAAGATCGGTCTCTTCGGAGGAGCCGGTGTAGGAAAAACCGTATTAATTCAGGAGCTAATCAACAACATCGCTCAAGAGCATGGCGGTATCTCTGTATTCGCCGGTGTTGGAGAGCGTACTCGTGAAGGAAACGACCTTTACTACGAAATGAGCGACTCCGGCGTTATTAGTAAAACAGCCATGGTATTCGGACAAATGAATGAGCCTCCTGGTGCGCGTATGCGTGTCGCTCTTACAGGATTGACAATGGCGGAGTACTTCCGTGATGAGCAAGGCCAGGACGTATTATTGTTCATTGACAACATCTTCCGTTTCACGCAAGCGGGCTCTGAGGTATCGGCCCTATTAGGACGCATGCCTTCAGCCGTTGGTTACCAGCCGACTCTTGCAACGGAAATGGGACAGCTCCAGGAACGGATTACGTCCACTAACGTTGGTTCGATCACATCAATCCAAGCGATCTACGTACCGGCCGATGACTATACGGATCCGGCTCCGGCTACAACATTCGCTCACTTGGATGCGACAACCAACCTTGAACGTAAGCTTTCTGAAATGGGTATTTACCCTGCGGTGGATCCATTGGCTTCCACTTCACGTGCCCTTTCACCGGAAATTGTTGGGGAAGAGCATTACAGTATTGCCCGTCAAGTGCAGCAAACACTGCAGCGTTATAAAGAACTTCAGGATATCATCGCGATCCTCGGTATGGATGAGCTTTCAGAAGATGACAAGCTGATTGTACACCGCGCTCGCCGTATCCAGTTCTTCTTGTCTCAAAACTTCCATGTGGCTGAACAGTTCACCGGACAGCCAGGTTCTTACGTGCCGGTAAAAGAAACAGTCCGCGGATTTAAAGAAATTCTTGAAGGCAAATACGATGATCTTCCAGAAGATGCTTTCCGTCTTGTGGGCAGCATCGAAGAAGTCGTTGCTAAAGCTAAAGAAATGGGTGTAGAGGCATAA
- the atpA gene encoding F0F1 ATP synthase subunit alpha, which yields MSIKAEEISALIKKQIENFQSDMKVSDVGTVIQIGDGIARAHGLDNVMAGELLEFSNGVMGLAQNLEENNVGIVILGPYTDIREGDEVRRTGRIMEVPVGEELIGRVVNSLGQPVDGLGPINTTKTRPIESPATGVMDRKSVHEPLQTGIKAIDALVPIGRGQRELIIGDRQTGKTSIAIDTILNQRDQDMICIYVAIGQKESTVRNAVETLRKHGALDYTIVVTASASQPAPMLFLAPYAGVSMAEEFMFNGKHVLIVYDDLSKQAAAYRELSLLLRRPPGREAYPGDVFYLHSRLLERAAKLNDSLGAGSITALPFVETQAGDISAYIPTNVISITDGQIFLQSDLFFSGVRPAINAGLSVSRVGGSAQIKAMKKVAGTLRLDLAAYRELEAFAQFGSDLDKATQAKLNRGARTVEVLKQDLNKPLKVEKQVVILYALTRGLLDDIPVEDIRRFENELLSWLDHNHTHVLEHIRTTKELAPDEDMKAAINEFKKTFAKSE from the coding sequence ATGAGCATCAAAGCTGAAGAAATCAGTGCGCTGATTAAAAAGCAGATTGAGAACTTCCAGTCAGATATGAAAGTAAGCGATGTTGGTACAGTTATCCAAATTGGTGACGGTATTGCTCGTGCTCATGGCCTCGACAACGTCATGGCTGGAGAACTTCTTGAATTCTCAAACGGTGTCATGGGACTGGCACAAAACCTGGAAGAAAACAACGTAGGTATCGTTATTCTTGGACCTTACACAGATATCCGTGAAGGGGACGAGGTTCGTCGCACAGGACGCATCATGGAAGTTCCTGTTGGCGAAGAATTAATTGGACGAGTTGTGAACTCTCTTGGACAGCCAGTAGACGGTCTTGGCCCGATTAACACAACCAAAACACGTCCGATCGAAAGTCCGGCAACAGGTGTAATGGACCGTAAATCTGTTCATGAACCGCTGCAAACAGGTATTAAAGCGATTGACGCGCTTGTGCCTATCGGACGCGGCCAGCGTGAACTGATCATCGGTGACCGCCAAACAGGTAAAACGTCTATCGCGATCGACACGATTCTTAACCAAAGGGATCAGGATATGATCTGTATCTATGTCGCTATCGGACAGAAGGAATCAACCGTGCGGAACGCGGTGGAAACGCTTCGCAAACACGGTGCGCTCGATTACACGATCGTCGTAACGGCTTCGGCATCTCAGCCGGCGCCAATGCTATTCCTTGCGCCTTATGCAGGGGTTTCAATGGCTGAGGAATTCATGTTCAACGGCAAGCACGTGCTGATTGTATACGATGATTTATCTAAACAAGCGGCTGCTTACCGTGAACTTTCCCTATTATTACGCCGTCCTCCAGGCCGTGAAGCTTATCCTGGTGACGTTTTCTACTTGCATTCCCGTTTGTTAGAGCGCGCAGCAAAATTAAATGATTCATTAGGCGCAGGTTCGATCACGGCTCTTCCGTTCGTTGAAACGCAGGCAGGCGATATCTCTGCTTACATCCCAACGAACGTTATCTCAATCACCGACGGACAAATCTTCTTGCAGTCAGACCTATTCTTCTCAGGCGTGCGCCCTGCGATCAACGCCGGTCTTTCTGTATCCCGTGTAGGTGGGTCCGCTCAGATCAAAGCGATGAAGAAGGTTGCCGGTACCCTTCGTTTGGACTTAGCCGCTTATCGCGAACTGGAAGCTTTCGCCCAATTCGGTTCGGATCTTGACAAAGCGACACAAGCGAAGCTGAACCGCGGAGCCCGTACCGTTGAAGTATTAAAGCAAGACTTGAACAAACCGCTCAAGGTTGAAAAACAAGTCGTGATCCTTTATGCCTTAACTCGCGGTCTATTGGATGACATCCCAGTAGAGGATATCCGCCGTTTTGAAAACGAGCTATTAAGCTGGTTAGATCACAACCACACACATGTGTTAGAGCATATTCGCACAACGAAAGAGCTTGCTCCTGATGAAGATATGAAAGCAGCGATCAACGAGTTCAAAAAGACGTTTGCGAAATCTGAATAA
- the murA gene encoding UDP-N-acetylglucosamine 1-carboxyvinyltransferase: protein MDKIIVRGGQKLSGTVKVEGAKNSVLPVLAATLLASKGKSVIRDVPTLSDVYTINEVLRHLNCQVVFDENTVTVDASDELFVEAPFEYVRKMRASVLVMGSLLARTGKARVALPGGCAIGSRPIDQHLKGFEAMGAVVRMENGFIEAEVNTRLKGAKIYLDFPSVGATENIMMAAVLAEGTTVLENCAKEPEIVDLANLLNKMGGKVVGAGTETIRIEGVRELQGADHAIIPDRIEAGTFMAAAAITGGNVLVQGAVPEHMSSLIAKLKEMGVEIIEEETGLRVIGPEKLRAVDVKTMPHPGFPTDMQSQMMALALKAEGTSMITETVFENRFMHVEEFRRMNANIKIEGRSVIINGPTDVQGAEVAATDLRAAAALILAGLIGDGYTRVTQLKHLDRGYVDFHGKLAALGADIVRVQEEPEVSEPAQKVISDIKA, encoded by the coding sequence TTGGATAAAATTATCGTCCGCGGCGGACAAAAATTAAGTGGAACTGTTAAAGTAGAAGGTGCTAAAAACTCAGTTCTGCCTGTACTCGCCGCAACATTGTTAGCTAGCAAAGGCAAGAGTGTGATTCGGGATGTGCCGACTCTCTCTGATGTATATACAATCAATGAAGTTCTACGCCATTTAAATTGTCAAGTAGTCTTCGATGAAAATACAGTAACGGTGGATGCTTCAGATGAATTATTTGTGGAAGCACCGTTTGAATATGTCCGCAAAATGAGAGCGTCTGTACTGGTTATGGGTTCATTATTAGCTCGCACTGGAAAGGCCAGAGTTGCTTTGCCCGGCGGCTGTGCCATCGGTTCGCGGCCGATTGATCAGCATTTGAAAGGCTTTGAAGCAATGGGAGCCGTTGTGCGCATGGAAAATGGTTTCATTGAAGCGGAAGTGAATACCCGTTTAAAAGGCGCAAAAATCTATTTGGATTTTCCAAGTGTAGGAGCTACAGAAAATATCATGATGGCTGCCGTACTAGCCGAAGGTACGACTGTGCTTGAAAATTGTGCAAAAGAACCGGAGATTGTTGACTTAGCTAATTTATTGAATAAAATGGGCGGTAAAGTAGTTGGCGCCGGCACGGAAACGATCCGTATTGAAGGCGTAAGAGAGCTTCAAGGAGCCGACCATGCGATTATTCCTGACCGGATTGAAGCGGGAACTTTTATGGCGGCTGCGGCCATTACGGGAGGGAATGTTCTCGTCCAGGGAGCCGTGCCGGAGCATATGTCTTCATTAATAGCAAAGCTGAAGGAAATGGGTGTGGAGATCATTGAAGAAGAAACAGGTCTTCGAGTGATCGGCCCAGAAAAGCTGAGGGCCGTTGATGTGAAAACCATGCCTCATCCGGGATTTCCGACCGATATGCAGTCGCAAATGATGGCGTTAGCATTAAAGGCGGAAGGAACGAGCATGATTACGGAGACGGTATTTGAAAACCGTTTTATGCATGTGGAAGAGTTCAGACGAATGAATGCGAATATTAAAATCGAAGGCCGCTCGGTCATTATTAACGGACCGACCGACGTTCAAGGAGCGGAAGTAGCCGCCACAGATCTGCGCGCAGCGGCCGCTCTGATTCTAGCTGGCCTTATTGGAGACGGCTACACGCGAGTCACTCAATTAAAGCATCTAGACCGCGGTTACGTTGATTTCCACGGAAAGCTGGCTGCACTTGGCGCCGACATCGTGCGCGTGCAAGAAGAGCCGGAAGTGTCAGAGCCAGCTCAAAAAGTGATCTCCGATATTAAAGCATAA
- a CDS encoding F0F1 ATP synthase subunit delta, which produces MSNSAVAKRYALALFEVAKEQNQVEAIEEELRAVKYVLADNEDLLPLLESPKLTIGQKKALLQSAFAQISPYTLNTLMLLTERHREGEIAEVADAYIELANEARGVAEATVISVRPLTEAEEATISAQFAKKVGKQSLKITNVVDTGLLGGLKVRIGNRIFDGSLRGKLDRLQKQLTVS; this is translated from the coding sequence ATGAGTAATTCCGCAGTGGCCAAACGCTATGCGCTAGCTCTTTTCGAAGTTGCCAAAGAACAAAATCAAGTCGAAGCAATTGAAGAAGAGCTTCGGGCAGTCAAGTATGTATTGGCTGACAATGAAGACCTTCTTCCATTGCTCGAATCACCTAAATTGACGATCGGCCAAAAGAAAGCTCTTCTGCAATCGGCCTTTGCTCAAATTTCTCCTTACACACTCAATACGCTGATGCTTTTAACCGAGCGTCATCGCGAGGGGGAAATTGCGGAAGTAGCCGATGCTTACATAGAGTTAGCCAATGAAGCGCGCGGCGTGGCGGAAGCAACCGTAATATCCGTTCGTCCATTAACGGAAGCGGAAGAAGCCACCATCTCTGCTCAATTCGCTAAAAAAGTTGGTAAGCAGTCATTAAAGATCACAAACGTTGTCGATACCGGTTTACTCGGAGGGCTGAAAGTGCGCATCGGCAACCGGATATTTGATGGCAGCCTCCGCGGAAAGCTAGATCGTTTGCAAAAGCAACTAACAGTTAGCTGA
- the atpB gene encoding F0F1 ATP synthase subunit A, with product MQHKNPTLTWEVFDGFSLTFNLANMLMITVASAIVLLIAVISTRKLAMKPTGLQNFFEWIMDFVKGIIQSNMDWKTGGRFHVLALTLFLYIFVSNMLGLPFSVVYNDELWWKSPTADPTITLTLAVMVVGLTHYYGVKMRGIGEYTKDFFRPMGFLFPLKIIEEFANTLTLGLRLYGNIFAGEILLGLLAGSLATGWGGTIAAIIPTLAWQGFSIFVGAIQAFIFTMLTMVYMAHKVSHDH from the coding sequence TTGCAACACAAAAATCCAACGTTGACATGGGAAGTATTTGATGGCTTTTCATTAACGTTTAACTTAGCCAATATGCTGATGATCACAGTGGCTAGTGCCATTGTTCTTTTAATTGCCGTGATCTCAACAAGAAAATTGGCGATGAAGCCTACTGGGCTGCAAAACTTTTTTGAATGGATCATGGACTTTGTAAAGGGGATCATTCAAAGCAACATGGACTGGAAAACAGGCGGCCGCTTTCATGTACTCGCCTTGACCTTGTTCCTATACATCTTTGTGTCCAATATGCTGGGTCTTCCATTTTCAGTCGTCTACAATGACGAATTGTGGTGGAAATCACCAACGGCGGATCCAACTATTACATTAACACTCGCCGTGATGGTAGTGGGCTTAACCCATTATTATGGTGTGAAGATGAGGGGAATCGGAGAGTACACAAAGGATTTCTTCCGCCCGATGGGATTTTTGTTTCCATTAAAAATCATTGAAGAGTTTGCCAACACACTCACACTTGGCCTCCGGCTTTACGGTAACATCTTTGCCGGTGAGATTCTGCTAGGATTGCTGGCGGGAAGCCTGGCTACCGGATGGGGAGGAACTATTGCCGCCATCATACCAACGCTTGCTTGGCAGGGATTCTCTATATTTGTTGGTGCCATCCAGGCATTTATTTTCACAATGTTAACAATGGTGTACATGGCTCATAAAGTGAGTCACGACCATTAA
- a CDS encoding F0F1 ATP synthase subunit epsilon, whose product MKTVKVSIVTPDGPVYESDVEMVSAKAKSGDIGILPGHIPMVAPLQVGAVRLTKGAGEPELVAISGGFLEVRPDQVTILAQAAETAENIDIARAKEAKARAERRLSNKQESVDNHRAELALKRAINRINVYEGRM is encoded by the coding sequence ATGAAGACAGTTAAAGTCAGTATCGTCACTCCTGACGGCCCAGTATACGAATCGGATGTGGAAATGGTAAGTGCCAAAGCCAAGAGCGGTGACATAGGCATATTACCAGGGCATATTCCGATGGTCGCTCCTTTGCAAGTTGGCGCTGTTCGTTTAACAAAAGGCGCTGGCGAACCTGAGTTGGTTGCGATCAGCGGCGGCTTTTTAGAAGTTCGTCCAGACCAAGTGACGATATTAGCACAAGCTGCTGAAACAGCGGAAAATATAGATATTGCCCGGGCAAAAGAAGCGAAAGCGCGTGCTGAACGCCGGCTAAGCAACAAGCAAGAATCAGTAGATAACCATCGTGCTGAATTAGCATTGAAACGGGCAATTAACCGTATTAACGTCTATGAAGGCAGAATGTAA
- the atpE gene encoding F0F1 ATP synthase subunit C translates to MGLLAAAIAIGLGALGAGIGNGLIVSRTVEGIARQPEARGMLQTTMFIGVALVEALPIIAVVIAFMVLGR, encoded by the coding sequence ATTGGTCTATTAGCAGCAGCAATCGCGATTGGTCTAGGAGCACTTGGTGCAGGTATTGGTAACGGCTTGATCGTATCTCGTACAGTTGAGGGGATCGCCCGCCAGCCAGAAGCGCGCGGTATGCTTCAAACTACAATGTTTATCGGGGTAGCACTAGTTGAGGCGCTTCCAATCATCGCTGTAGTTATTGCATTCATGGTTTTAGGTCGATAA
- a CDS encoding DUF1146 family protein: MISGFGQEALVSILSHLLFIGLSFWALQALRYEQFIKANRVVQARLLFILLSIAIGATVSNFFLDYFLWSRQLPLIFQ; this comes from the coding sequence ATGATCTCAGGTTTCGGTCAAGAAGCGTTAGTAAGTATTCTGTCCCATCTTTTGTTTATTGGCTTGTCTTTTTGGGCGCTGCAAGCGCTTCGTTATGAACAATTCATCAAAGCGAACCGCGTCGTTCAAGCCCGTCTTTTATTTATCTTATTATCCATTGCGATCGGTGCAACGGTCAGCAATTTCTTCCTAGATTACTTCTTATGGTCCCGCCAATTGCCGCTGATTTTTCAGTAA